In one window of Lacticaseibacillus casei DSM 20011 = JCM 1134 = ATCC 393 DNA:
- a CDS encoding ABC transporter permease has translation MNSQLIVSPLALLLALILVVIALTINLKEELGMTKDLIVGVVRAVIQLTVVGFVLTYIIKVNTVWLTLAMVAIIIFNAAWNAKKRAGTIPDAFVTSLLAVTTATGLTLIMLVSVRAIRFIPAQIVPISGMIASNVMVATGLAYRSLNTEFTDLRPQVLERLALGATLKQASQKLIVNAIKTGMAPTIDSAKTVGLVSLPGMMSGLIFAGIDPTKAIMYQIMVTFMLLGATSLGSFIAVYRSYSRFYNEQKQLR, from the coding sequence ATGAATAGTCAGTTAATTGTATCACCCTTAGCGCTTTTGTTGGCGTTAATCTTAGTGGTCATTGCGTTAACGATCAACTTAAAAGAAGAGTTGGGGATGACCAAAGACTTAATCGTTGGTGTCGTGCGCGCCGTCATCCAGCTAACTGTTGTCGGCTTTGTTTTGACCTATATCATCAAAGTCAACACAGTTTGGTTAACGCTAGCTATGGTGGCCATCATTATTTTCAATGCTGCATGGAACGCCAAAAAGCGGGCTGGCACCATCCCCGATGCCTTTGTCACCAGCTTGCTCGCCGTCACCACAGCAACCGGACTCACGCTGATCATGCTAGTTTCTGTTCGCGCCATTCGCTTCATTCCCGCCCAGATCGTCCCGATCAGCGGCATGATTGCCAGTAATGTCATGGTGGCGACAGGTTTGGCATACCGCAGTCTGAACACCGAATTTACGGATCTGCGGCCGCAAGTCCTCGAACGCCTCGCTTTGGGCGCCACCCTCAAACAAGCCAGTCAAAAACTCATCGTCAACGCGATCAAAACCGGCATGGCCCCAACGATCGACTCAGCGAAAACAGTCGGGCTCGTCAGCTTGCCCGGCATGATGTCCGGTTTGATCTTTGCCGGCATTGATCCAACAAAAGCCATTATGTACCAGATCATGGTCACCTTCATGTTACTTGGCGCCACGAGCCTCGGCAGTTTCATTGCCGTTTATCGCAGTTATTCACGCTTTTATAATGAGCAAAAGCAGTTACGGTAG
- a CDS encoding VanZ family protein, whose protein sequence is MSAYLGPVKTALITFPFLALVLALPFLVIVYRRYGAFSWWRAIVIYSFIFYLLSAYFLIILPLPSREAVAQFTGPKYNLTPFMALRYFIHTTVFSPTNPHTWLAALKQSAFIQPFFNVVLTIPFGFYLRYYFKRSVPQIIMMSFGLSLFFELTQLSGLYGVYVRPYRLFDVDDLILNTTGGLIGGVLAPIFMRALPSRDTMDAKSQARGVRVTLMRRLVAFFVDFIILSTIVGLMIRFLFHLLGLAQLPDFLSEMVLPLLFVFVIWPAFNDGQTLGKGLVRIKIVRTDGRPVGFWRLLLREGLLYGVAYSSLIGFSNFLIEYFGEGHRTEINLAALGFFGILAMLFILNFIWETITRHYRFFYDAWADTTQISTLKVSDDVKQHAAENEQ, encoded by the coding sequence ATGAGTGCTTACCTCGGGCCGGTTAAAACGGCACTGATCACGTTTCCGTTTTTAGCATTGGTGCTTGCACTACCGTTTCTGGTGATTGTTTATCGGCGCTACGGTGCGTTTAGCTGGTGGCGCGCGATTGTGATCTATTCGTTCATATTTTACCTATTATCGGCTTATTTTTTGATTATCTTACCACTTCCATCACGCGAGGCGGTGGCGCAGTTTACCGGGCCAAAATATAATCTGACCCCGTTCATGGCTTTGCGCTACTTTATTCACACGACGGTCTTTTCCCCGACTAACCCGCACACGTGGTTAGCGGCGTTGAAACAATCCGCGTTTATCCAGCCATTCTTTAACGTCGTTTTGACGATCCCATTTGGCTTTTACCTGCGCTATTATTTCAAGCGCAGTGTGCCGCAGATCATCATGATGAGTTTTGGCTTGAGTCTTTTTTTTGAACTGACTCAGTTGTCAGGGCTATATGGCGTCTATGTGCGGCCGTATCGACTGTTTGATGTGGACGATTTGATTCTTAACACCACCGGCGGCTTGATTGGCGGCGTTTTGGCCCCGATTTTCATGCGGGCGTTGCCATCTCGGGATACGATGGATGCCAAAAGTCAGGCGCGTGGCGTTCGAGTGACGTTGATGCGCCGCCTGGTTGCTTTTTTCGTTGATTTTATAATATTAAGCACCATCGTTGGCTTGATGATCAGGTTCCTGTTCCATTTACTGGGGTTAGCGCAGTTGCCGGACTTTTTGAGCGAAATGGTTTTACCGCTGCTCTTTGTTTTCGTTATCTGGCCCGCCTTTAATGATGGGCAAACCTTAGGCAAGGGGCTGGTTCGGATTAAAATCGTTCGTACTGATGGCCGGCCGGTTGGTTTTTGGCGGCTCTTATTGCGAGAAGGCTTGTTATATGGTGTGGCCTATTCAAGTCTGATTGGGTTCAGCAACTTTCTCATCGAGTATTTTGGAGAGGGACATCGAACCGAGATCAATCTTGCTGCGCTGGGATTTTTCGGCATTTTGGCGATGTTGTTTATTCTCAACTTTATTTGGGAAACGATCACCAGGCATTATCGGTTCTTCTATGATGCGTGGGCGGACACGACTCAGATTAGTACGTTGAAAGTGTCGGATGATGTTAAGCAACATGCGGCTGAGAATGAGCAGTAA
- a CDS encoding cation diffusion facilitator family transporter: protein MEQVQPNKAFFWGILLNLVYIIAEIAFGIGIGSVALVADAIHNMSDVLGLGLAWFAEWLSNRHPTVQRTYGYKSSSILAALANAAFLLVAMGAIIVEAITRLSQNAPVEGGWMMLVAGVGILVNGATAVLFHSGSQHDLNIRGAFMHMAADAGVSLGVVLAGGLIMLTGWEWLDPVMSIVVAIVVLIGTWNLLRDAVNLAMAAVPKEIDPIAVKTLVNAYPTVASCHDLHIWALSTTDVALTVHVVRTTPEGNDVFLDALSLSLRESFDIAHTTIQVEYGPYLPDNKMENPY, encoded by the coding sequence ATGGAACAGGTTCAGCCAAACAAGGCGTTCTTTTGGGGTATTTTGCTTAATCTGGTTTACATTATTGCGGAGATTGCTTTTGGGATCGGGATCGGTTCGGTTGCGTTGGTTGCCGATGCGATTCACAATATGAGCGATGTTTTAGGCTTAGGGCTGGCGTGGTTTGCCGAGTGGCTGTCCAATCGCCATCCGACGGTTCAGCGTACATACGGTTACAAAAGTTCATCGATTTTGGCAGCTTTGGCGAATGCAGCCTTTTTGTTAGTCGCAATGGGCGCGATCATTGTCGAAGCGATTACCCGGCTGTCGCAAAATGCGCCGGTCGAAGGCGGCTGGATGATGCTGGTTGCCGGTGTCGGGATTTTAGTTAACGGCGCGACGGCAGTCCTTTTCCACAGTGGTTCGCAGCACGATCTGAATATTCGCGGCGCGTTCATGCATATGGCAGCCGATGCGGGCGTTTCGCTGGGCGTTGTGTTAGCCGGGGGCTTGATCATGCTGACAGGCTGGGAATGGCTTGATCCGGTCATGTCGATTGTGGTTGCCATTGTGGTCTTGATTGGCACCTGGAACTTACTGCGGGATGCGGTCAACTTGGCTATGGCGGCCGTTCCCAAGGAAATCGACCCGATTGCCGTTAAAACGCTGGTCAATGCGTACCCGACCGTTGCTTCGTGCCACGATCTGCACATCTGGGCGCTCAGCACAACTGATGTGGCGCTGACGGTCCATGTGGTTCGGACGACACCGGAGGGCAACGACGTCTTTCTAGACGCCTTGAGCCTGTCGTTGCGGGAGAGCTTTGACATCGCGCATACGACCATTCAAGTCGAATATGGCCCGTACTTACCGGATAACAAGATGGAAAATCCTTACTGA
- the rsmA gene encoding 16S rRNA (adenine(1518)-N(6)/adenine(1519)-N(6))-dimethyltransferase RsmA — translation MTMHEKVAQPAVTNAILKRHGFRMRKGLGQNFLTDPQILQKIVAAANLSSQDDVIEIGPGIGALTQFLAESAHQVVALEIDERLLPILAETLADYPNTAVVNEDVLKTDLGALVAEHFDGKHTLKVVANLPYYITTPILLHLLRARLPLHSMTVMMQKEVAARLSAAPGSKDYGSLSIAVQLVADVTTAFTVSRHAFVPAPNVDSAIVTLTQRSEPLADVTNPDSFDRLVRGAFASRRKTLWNNLVALFGKENKPAIRTALAAANIAPETRAEQLAIADFARLDTALRGEGLGVRADA, via the coding sequence ATGACCATGCATGAAAAAGTCGCACAGCCGGCAGTGACCAATGCCATTTTAAAGCGCCACGGGTTTCGCATGCGCAAAGGCTTAGGCCAGAACTTTCTGACCGATCCGCAGATTTTGCAAAAAATTGTTGCAGCTGCCAATTTGTCGTCACAGGATGATGTGATCGAAATCGGACCAGGCATTGGTGCTCTGACCCAGTTTCTTGCCGAAAGCGCCCATCAGGTGGTGGCGTTGGAAATTGACGAGCGCCTGCTGCCGATTTTGGCCGAAACGCTAGCTGATTATCCTAATACCGCAGTGGTGAATGAAGATGTTTTGAAAACCGATTTAGGCGCGCTGGTGGCTGAACATTTTGACGGGAAGCATACCCTGAAGGTGGTTGCCAATTTGCCGTACTACATCACGACGCCGATTTTGTTGCACCTGCTACGGGCACGGTTGCCGCTGCACAGCATGACTGTGATGATGCAAAAAGAAGTAGCAGCGCGGCTGAGTGCGGCCCCGGGGTCAAAAGATTACGGCAGCTTGAGCATTGCGGTGCAGTTGGTGGCAGATGTGACGACAGCCTTTACGGTCAGCCGCCATGCCTTTGTTCCGGCCCCCAATGTCGATTCGGCGATTGTGACGTTAACCCAACGATCCGAGCCATTAGCAGACGTCACAAACCCAGACAGTTTCGATCGCTTGGTACGCGGCGCCTTTGCATCCCGACGGAAAACGCTTTGGAACAACCTTGTTGCGTTATTTGGTAAGGAAAACAAGCCAGCGATTCGCACAGCACTAGCAGCCGCAAACATTGCGCCGGAAACGCGCGCCGAACAGTTGGCAATTGCCGACTTTGCCCGGCTGGATACGGCGTTGCGAGGAGAAGGGCTCGGCGTGCGCGCTGACGCCTGA
- a CDS encoding Veg family protein, producing MPITLASIKRKLDGKIGENLTVVAQAGRKKVTRRRGTLKETYPAIFVVDLDQSENAFERVSYSYADLLTKSIKITFEGEEKAS from the coding sequence ATGCCAATCACACTAGCAAGCATCAAACGGAAGCTCGATGGGAAAATCGGTGAGAACTTAACGGTCGTTGCACAAGCTGGACGCAAGAAAGTGACGCGGCGGCGGGGGACCTTGAAGGAAACCTATCCGGCTATTTTTGTGGTCGATCTTGACCAAAGTGAGAATGCGTTCGAGCGTGTCTCTTACAGTTACGCAGATCTTTTGACCAAGTCAATCAAGATCACCTTCGAAGGCGAAGAGAAAGCGTCATAA
- a CDS encoding ABC transporter ATP-binding protein, whose amino-acid sequence MNAFELHHMTFAPTKTAILNDINLDIPWGIDLTIAGHSGSGKSTLLRLLATLLTPTSGTILYNGKPQSDYDPILYRREVSYCAQQPALFGATVADDLRFPFAIRNTEMPREQAEAALESVDLAKTMLDAPTQNLSGGERQRVALLRHLFFPPKVLLLDEVTTGLDPDTKAVIHDLLDRQNKKGITLVSVTHDEGELHMAKNLMTLVDGQFEEVPTA is encoded by the coding sequence ATGAATGCTTTTGAATTACACCATATGACTTTCGCGCCGACAAAAACGGCTATCCTGAATGACATCAATCTGGACATTCCTTGGGGGATTGATCTTACCATTGCCGGGCATTCCGGGTCGGGTAAAAGTACCTTGCTGCGCTTGCTTGCCACGTTACTGACGCCAACAAGCGGCACGATTTTGTATAATGGCAAGCCTCAATCTGATTACGATCCGATTCTTTATCGGCGGGAGGTATCTTATTGCGCCCAGCAACCTGCCTTGTTTGGCGCCACCGTCGCCGATGATCTACGTTTTCCATTCGCAATTCGCAACACTGAAATGCCGCGTGAACAAGCTGAAGCGGCACTGGAAAGCGTCGATCTGGCAAAAACCATGCTTGACGCGCCGACGCAAAATCTGTCCGGCGGTGAACGTCAGCGCGTTGCCTTATTGCGCCATCTGTTCTTTCCGCCTAAAGTCCTGCTGCTGGATGAAGTCACGACTGGACTGGATCCGGACACAAAAGCCGTGATTCACGACCTGTTGGACCGCCAAAACAAAAAGGGGATCACCCTCGTCAGCGTGACCCATGACGAAGGCGAACTGCACATGGCAAAGAACCTCATGACGTTGGTAGACGGTCAATTTGAGGAGGTGCCAACCGCATGA
- the purR gene encoding pur operon repressor, which translates to MKVRRSDRLIDMTRYLLERPHTLIPLTFFSKRYESAKSSISEDLAIVRRTFAQRQTGILETVPGAAGGVRYIPIMGEDEAENFISAMAKRLSETDRLLPGGYVYLSDLLGTPSVLRQIGRLIATQYRDAKVDAVMTVATKGIPIAQSVSQYLNVPFVIVRRDSKITEGSTVSVNYVSGSSARIEKMELSKRSLPANSRVLIVDDFMKGGGTVNGMKALIDEFNAEMVGITVFAEGKFDGDRMVNEYTSLIRVDKVDTKANTLHATAGNFLSQNQQLLEVSHQ; encoded by the coding sequence ATGAAAGTAAGACGCAGTGATCGCTTGATTGATATGACGAGGTACTTGTTAGAACGGCCGCATACGCTGATACCCTTGACGTTTTTTTCTAAGCGGTATGAAAGTGCCAAATCCTCGATTAGTGAAGATCTGGCAATCGTAAGACGAACCTTCGCGCAACGGCAAACCGGGATTCTTGAAACGGTTCCGGGAGCGGCAGGCGGTGTGCGGTACATCCCGATCATGGGTGAAGATGAGGCAGAAAACTTTATTTCTGCCATGGCTAAGCGGCTATCGGAAACCGATCGCTTGTTGCCAGGCGGGTATGTTTATCTTTCCGATTTGCTTGGAACGCCAAGTGTGTTACGGCAAATTGGTCGCTTGATTGCCACCCAGTATCGCGATGCCAAGGTTGATGCGGTGATGACCGTCGCGACCAAGGGTATTCCCATTGCCCAAAGTGTTAGCCAGTATCTGAATGTGCCGTTCGTGATTGTGCGGCGTGATTCCAAGATTACTGAGGGCTCGACAGTCTCGGTTAACTATGTCTCCGGATCATCAGCGCGGATCGAGAAAATGGAGCTAAGTAAGCGTAGTCTTCCGGCAAATTCGCGGGTACTGATTGTCGACGACTTCATGAAAGGCGGCGGCACGGTCAATGGCATGAAGGCGTTGATTGACGAATTCAACGCCGAAATGGTTGGCATCACCGTCTTTGCGGAAGGCAAGTTTGATGGCGATCGGATGGTCAATGAATATACTTCACTGATTCGGGTTGATAAGGTCGACACTAAGGCAAACACTCTTCATGCCACTGCCGGGAACTTCCTTAGCCAGAATCAGCAGCTACTTGAGGTGAGCCATCAATGA
- the ispE gene encoding 4-(cytidine 5'-diphospho)-2-C-methyl-D-erythritol kinase encodes MELIEKAPAKINLSLDALYRHADGEHEWQMVMTSVDLADYVTIQPSRTIKVSTDSGFLPEDPRNLAYKAALALQRHANIRQGARIHIEKHIPVAAGLGGGSSDAAAVLRGLNSLWELGYSRSQLARIGLSVDSDVPYCVYSETSLVTGRGDVVTPLGSLPNFWVVLAKPRVSVSTPTILNAIDYQAGLEHPDTQRVVAGIQNHDFNQMISGMGNTLEKITASRYPEMTALKHRLEKYGAEIAQMSGSGPTVFGLCQKHSRAMRVYNSMKGFCREVYLLRPFCLPANDRGLRG; translated from the coding sequence ATGGAACTAATCGAAAAAGCACCCGCCAAGATTAATCTCAGTTTGGATGCCTTGTATCGCCATGCTGACGGCGAACATGAGTGGCAGATGGTGATGACATCAGTCGACTTGGCTGATTATGTGACGATTCAGCCGAGCCGCACGATCAAGGTTTCCACGGACAGCGGCTTTTTACCGGAGGATCCGCGCAATCTGGCTTATAAAGCGGCACTGGCGTTACAACGTCATGCCAACATCCGCCAAGGTGCGCGGATTCATATCGAAAAACATATTCCGGTTGCGGCTGGACTGGGCGGTGGATCAAGTGATGCCGCTGCTGTGTTGCGCGGCCTGAATTCACTTTGGGAGTTAGGCTATAGTCGTTCGCAATTGGCGCGTATCGGGTTGAGTGTCGATAGCGATGTCCCGTACTGTGTTTATTCGGAGACGTCGCTGGTTACGGGACGTGGGGATGTCGTGACGCCGTTGGGAAGTTTGCCCAACTTTTGGGTGGTGTTAGCTAAGCCGCGCGTATCAGTGTCAACGCCAACCATCCTCAACGCGATTGATTATCAAGCCGGGCTTGAACATCCGGATACCCAGCGTGTCGTCGCCGGGATTCAAAATCACGATTTTAATCAAATGATCAGCGGTATGGGGAATACTCTGGAGAAGATTACGGCCAGTCGGTATCCCGAGATGACGGCGCTTAAACATCGGTTAGAGAAGTATGGTGCCGAGATTGCCCAGATGTCCGGAAGCGGCCCGACCGTGTTTGGCCTTTGCCAGAAACATTCGCGGGCGATGCGCGTTTACAACAGCATGAAAGGCTTCTGCCGCGAGGTTTATTTGTTGCGGCCGTTTTGCCTGCCCGCAAATGATCGCGGGCTTAGGGGTTGA